A genomic window from Candidatus Denitrolinea symbiosum includes:
- a CDS encoding erythromycin biosynthesis sensory transduction protein eryC1, with protein sequence MQEIPLIDLAAQYRSIGTEIGAAVEGVLARGNFILGEETSAFEEEFSAYCGVAHGVGAASGTDAIFLALRACGIGAGDEVITSAHTAVATVAAIELAGARPVLADVDPRTFTLDPRQIEDKVTARTRAVIPVHLYGCPADLTPILEIADRRGLVVIEDCAQAHGAAYRGRKVGGWGRTAAFSFYPTKNLGAGGDAGMLLTDDAALAEKTRLLRQYGWRQRYISEIKGVNSRLDEIQAAILRVKLKYLDRWNQRRRAIAARYRALLAENGLGLPIVPETARHVFHQFVIRSRQRDELRRYLAERRVHTAIHYPVPIHLQPAFSGLGCRAGDFPIAEELAGQILSLPIYPELTDEAVERVCELIREFQSKM encoded by the coding sequence ATGCAGGAAATTCCCCTCATCGACCTGGCTGCTCAATACCGCTCCATCGGGACCGAAATCGGCGCGGCGGTGGAGGGCGTCCTCGCGCGCGGCAACTTCATCCTGGGCGAGGAGACTTCGGCCTTCGAGGAGGAATTCTCCGCGTATTGCGGCGTCGCGCATGGGGTCGGCGCGGCGAGCGGGACGGACGCCATCTTCCTGGCTTTGCGCGCCTGCGGCATCGGGGCTGGCGACGAAGTCATCACCTCCGCGCACACCGCGGTCGCGACCGTCGCCGCGATCGAATTGGCCGGCGCGCGCCCGGTTCTGGCGGATGTGGACCCGCGGACCTTCACCCTCGATCCGCGGCAGATCGAAGACAAGGTCACGGCCCGGACGCGCGCCGTCATCCCCGTCCACCTCTACGGCTGCCCCGCCGACCTGACGCCCATCCTCGAGATCGCCGACCGGCGCGGCCTCGTCGTCATCGAGGATTGCGCCCAGGCGCACGGCGCGGCCTACCGCGGCCGAAAAGTCGGCGGCTGGGGACGGACCGCGGCCTTCAGCTTTTATCCCACTAAGAACCTCGGCGCGGGCGGCGACGCGGGGATGCTCCTCACCGACGACGCGGCCTTGGCGGAAAAGACGCGGCTGCTCCGTCAATATGGATGGAGGCAAAGATACATCAGCGAAATCAAAGGCGTCAACAGCCGCCTGGACGAGATTCAAGCGGCCATCTTGCGGGTAAAACTCAAATATCTGGACCGATGGAATCAAAGACGGCGGGCGATTGCCGCGCGCTATCGCGCGCTCCTCGCCGAAAACGGCCTCGGCCTGCCGATCGTCCCTGAGACGGCGCGGCACGTTTTCCACCAATTTGTGATCCGCAGCCGCCAGCGGGACGAACTGCGCCGCTACCTGGCCGAAAGACGCGTCCACACCGCCATCCACTATCCCGTCCCGATTCATCTTCAACCCGCCTTTAGCGGACTCGGCTGCCGCGCGGGAGATTTCCCGATCGCCGAGGAACTTGCAGGTCAAATCCTTTCCCTGCCGATCTATCCAGAACTGACCGACGAAGCGGTGGAGAGAGTCTGTGAATTGATTCGGGAATTTCAATCGAAAATGTAG
- a CDS encoding aminopeptidase/acylaminoacyl peptidase, with protein MPRRLVCLLFLWTLTACASTPDLAPAAPARPVSTPRPRTAAPVPSSVPTPTLTYRQAIFPYTVEGLRQRGYQSGSVTVVGLIEETKDFASYLIEYPSDGLNIRGVMQIPTRGEPPWPVIVMNHGWFSRSVFRSGDGTARAAEYLNTRGYLTIAPDYRSWGTSDVGPSLFYSGLAIDVVNLLLAIPSIPQADAARVGLWGHSMGGAVTMKALTIVGENPSMAADPAHPLVRAAVLYSTVSADQADALTRWGPGCFGDILAGESRMDCNSSDVLHPDLPAEVLAAYSRAAGDPDMLKLVSPINYLEYVTVPVQINYGTWDGEELSGTPPEWSVKLAQAFLDAGKPVKLIAYEEQRHSFVNEAWYRFMENAAKFFDQYVKN; from the coding sequence ATGCCGAGACGACTCGTCTGCCTGCTCTTCCTCTGGACTTTGACCGCCTGCGCCTCCACCCCTGACCTCGCGCCGGCCGCGCCGGCCCGGCCTGTTTCCACGCCCCGGCCGCGTACTGCCGCGCCCGTCCCTTCGTCCGTCCCCACGCCGACTTTGACCTATCGTCAGGCGATCTTTCCCTACACCGTCGAAGGACTCCGCCAGCGCGGCTACCAAAGCGGCAGCGTGACCGTCGTCGGCCTCATCGAAGAGACGAAAGACTTCGCCAGTTACCTCATCGAATACCCCTCCGACGGGCTGAACATCCGCGGCGTGATGCAGATCCCTACGCGCGGCGAACCGCCCTGGCCCGTCATCGTGATGAATCATGGATGGTTTTCGCGTTCCGTCTTCCGCTCTGGAGACGGAACCGCCCGCGCCGCCGAATACCTGAACACGCGCGGCTACCTCACCATTGCCCCCGACTATCGGAGTTGGGGAACGTCCGATGTCGGCCCCAGCCTCTTCTACTCCGGCCTCGCCATTGACGTGGTCAACCTGCTTCTCGCCATCCCCTCCATCCCGCAGGCGGACGCGGCCCGCGTCGGGTTGTGGGGACACAGCATGGGCGGCGCGGTGACGATGAAAGCGCTGACGATCGTCGGGGAGAATCCCTCGATGGCGGCGGACCCGGCTCATCCGCTGGTCCGCGCCGCGGTCCTGTATTCCACCGTCAGCGCGGACCAGGCCGACGCGTTGACGCGGTGGGGCCCGGGCTGTTTCGGCGACATCCTCGCGGGCGAATCCCGCATGGATTGCAATTCCTCCGACGTGCTTCATCCAGATTTGCCCGCCGAGGTTTTGGCAGCCTATTCCCGCGCGGCCGGCGATCCTGACATGCTGAAACTCGTCTCACCGATCAACTATCTCGAATACGTGACCGTCCCCGTGCAGATCAACTACGGCACATGGGATGGCGAGGAACTTTCAGGCACGCCGCCCGAGTGGTCTGTTAAATTGGCCCAGGCGTTCCTCGACGCGGGAAAACCCGTGAAACTGATCGCGTACGAAGAACAACGCCATTCCTTCGTCAATGAAGCCTGGTACCGCTTCATGGAAAACGCGGCGAAGTTCTTCGACCAATACGTGAAAAATTAA